The following are from one region of the Luteimonas sp. MC1572 genome:
- the tsf gene encoding translation elongation factor Ts: protein MEITATLVKELRERTGAGMMECKKALTEAGGNVDAAAEALRKSGLAKADKKADRVAAEGRIVAAQADGRAVLVEVNSETDFVAKDENFLAFTQSVADAALGVQGIDALKSATVDGKTVDEARAALIAKVGENVQVRRMATIASSDNVAAYVHGGRIGVLVELKGGDVELARGLAMHVAAMNPPYNKAADVPAEFLAKEKEIELAKMSEKDRAKPAEILEKIIGGKVAKIVNEVSLYGQAYVLDTNQTVEQVLKAAGADVVRFERLAVGEGIEKVVEDYAAEVMKQAGLA, encoded by the coding sequence ATGGAAATCACCGCAACCCTGGTCAAGGAACTGCGCGAGCGCACCGGCGCCGGCATGATGGAATGCAAGAAGGCCCTGACCGAGGCCGGCGGCAACGTCGACGCCGCCGCCGAGGCGCTGCGCAAGTCCGGCCTGGCCAAGGCCGACAAGAAGGCCGACCGCGTCGCCGCCGAGGGCCGCATCGTGGCCGCGCAGGCCGACGGCCGCGCCGTGCTGGTCGAAGTCAATTCCGAGACCGACTTCGTCGCCAAGGACGAGAACTTCCTCGCCTTCACCCAGTCCGTGGCCGACGCCGCGCTTGGCGTGCAGGGCATCGACGCGCTCAAGTCCGCCACCGTTGATGGCAAGACCGTCGACGAAGCACGCGCCGCGCTGATCGCCAAGGTCGGCGAGAACGTGCAGGTGCGCCGCATGGCCACCATCGCCAGCAGCGACAACGTCGCCGCGTACGTGCACGGCGGCCGCATCGGCGTGCTGGTCGAGCTGAAGGGCGGCGACGTCGAGCTCGCGCGTGGCCTGGCCATGCACGTGGCCGCGATGAACCCGCCCTACAACAAGGCGGCCGACGTTCCGGCCGAGTTCCTTGCCAAGGAAAAGGAAATCGAGCTGGCCAAGATGTCCGAGAAGGACCGCGCCAAGCCGGCCGAAATCCTCGAGAAGATCATCGGCGGCAAGGTCGCCAAGATCGTCAACGAGGTCTCGCTGTACGGCCAGGCCTACGTGCTCGATACCAACCAGACCGTCGAGCAGGTGCTGAAGGCCGCCGGCGCCGACGTCGTGCGCTTCGAGCGCCTGGCGGTTGGCGAAGGCATCGAGAAGGTGGTCGAGGACTACGCCGCCGAAGTGATGAAGCAGGCCGGCCTGGCCTGA
- the rpsB gene encoding 30S ribosomal protein S2 codes for MSQVTMRQMLEAGVHFGHQTRYWNPKMAPYIFGARGKIHIINLEKTVPLFNDAMNFISGIAQKRGMILFVGTKRSARDPIKEEAERCGMPYMTQRWLGGTLTNFRTVKGSVSRLKTLEAGETDGSFDKLVKHEVLGLRREREKLLASLGGIKEMNRLPDALFVIDVGHEDIAIKEAKKLGIPVIAVVDTNYDPALVDYAIPGNDDAIRAVQLYARAAADAVLEGKAAAPSAANVREEEFTEGADGDKPRRAPARKAKPADAAKGADEAATDAPAADAAPAAE; via the coding sequence ATGTCCCAGGTCACCATGCGCCAGATGCTGGAAGCCGGCGTCCATTTCGGCCACCAGACCCGCTACTGGAACCCCAAGATGGCGCCGTACATCTTCGGTGCCCGCGGCAAGATCCACATCATCAACCTCGAGAAGACCGTTCCGCTGTTCAACGACGCGATGAACTTCATCTCGGGCATCGCCCAGAAGCGCGGCATGATCCTGTTCGTCGGCACCAAGCGCAGCGCGCGCGATCCGATCAAGGAAGAAGCCGAGCGTTGCGGCATGCCGTACATGACCCAGCGCTGGCTGGGCGGCACGCTGACCAACTTCCGCACGGTGAAGGGATCGGTCTCGCGCCTGAAGACGCTGGAAGCCGGCGAGACCGACGGCAGCTTCGACAAGCTGGTCAAGCACGAAGTCCTCGGCCTGCGCCGCGAGCGCGAGAAGCTGCTGGCTTCGCTGGGCGGCATCAAGGAAATGAACCGCCTGCCCGACGCGCTGTTCGTGATCGACGTCGGCCATGAAGACATCGCCATCAAGGAAGCCAAGAAGCTCGGCATCCCGGTGATCGCGGTCGTCGACACCAACTACGACCCGGCCCTGGTCGACTACGCCATCCCCGGCAACGACGACGCCATCCGCGCCGTGCAGCTGTACGCCCGCGCCGCGGCCGACGCCGTGCTCGAGGGCAAGGCCGCCGCGCCGAGCGCCGCCAACGTGCGCGAGGAAGAGTTCACCGAAGGCGCCGATGGCGACAAGCCGCGCCGCGCCCCGGCCCGCAAGGCCAAGCCTGCCGACGCCGCCAAGGGCGCCGACGAAGCCGCGACCGACGCGCCTGCCGCCGACGCGGCACCTGCGGCCGAGTAA
- a CDS encoding spore coat protein U domain-containing protein has translation MSRFQPPSSRCARSGRLQQRARAAARILALLLVAASAMLPVHAQSCWIGQSLDIAFGVVDGSGKSTSNSLSVTCNRGSGSPALAYRICMFIPEGSPIPGINPRWMTNYNGAQMAYDLYADPAHSQLIPPTPGSSGYVLHSTVLSVQTNTGAQASVTLPVHARVRAGQTLPATYGFQSQIGGGRIRYVYNSGSPGNAPTAPSPEQCLAGTAAETTFYTHVSATFANTCRITTATDLDFGAVTALAGNRDQTSTIQLQCPTGTPWRLGLDDGNHAVGTTRRMAGPNGSHLRYELYRDPQRTQRWGGKAIATDNSIGAGTNATQSLTVYGRVPAQPTPVPGSYADTVTITLTY, from the coding sequence ATGAGCCGCTTCCAGCCCCCATCCAGCCGTTGCGCTCGCTCCGGACGCCTGCAGCAGCGCGCGCGGGCCGCCGCCAGGATCCTGGCCCTGCTGCTTGTCGCCGCCAGCGCCATGCTCCCCGTCCATGCACAGAGCTGCTGGATAGGCCAGAGCCTGGACATCGCGTTCGGCGTGGTCGATGGCTCGGGCAAATCCACGTCCAACAGCCTCTCGGTGACCTGCAACCGTGGAAGCGGGTCTCCCGCGCTCGCGTACCGCATCTGCATGTTCATCCCCGAAGGCAGCCCCATCCCGGGCATCAACCCCCGCTGGATGACCAACTACAACGGCGCGCAGATGGCCTACGACCTCTACGCCGACCCGGCCCATTCGCAGCTCATCCCGCCCACGCCCGGCAGCAGCGGCTACGTCCTGCACTCCACCGTGCTGTCGGTGCAGACGAACACTGGCGCGCAGGCCAGCGTCACCCTGCCCGTGCACGCCCGGGTGCGCGCGGGGCAGACCCTGCCGGCCACCTACGGATTCCAGAGCCAGATCGGCGGGGGTCGGATCCGGTACGTCTACAACAGCGGCAGCCCCGGAAACGCACCCACCGCCCCCAGCCCCGAGCAGTGCCTCGCGGGCACGGCGGCGGAGACCACCTTCTACACGCACGTCAGCGCGACCTTCGCCAACACCTGTCGCATCACCACCGCCACCGACCTCGACTTCGGCGCCGTCACGGCCCTCGCAGGCAACCGCGACCAGACCTCGACCATCCAGCTGCAATGCCCCACCGGCACGCCCTGGCGCCTGGGCCTGGACGACGGCAACCACGCCGTGGGCACCACCCGTCGGATGGCCGGACCGAATGGCAGCCACCTGCGCTACGAGCTGTACCGCGACCCGCAGCGCACGCAGCGCTGGGGTGGCAAGGCGATCGCGACCGACAACAGCATCGGCGCGGGCACCAACGCCACGCAGAGCCTGACGGTCTACGGGCGCGTCCCTGCCCAGCCGACGCCGGTACCCGGCAGCTACGCCGATACCGTCACGATCACCCTGACGTATTGA